From Podospora bellae-mahoneyi strain CBS 112042 chromosome 3, whole genome shotgun sequence, the proteins below share one genomic window:
- a CDS encoding hypothetical protein (EggNog:ENOG503PU8J): MEAISLFGTILSIITTFRDAFPSLASDATDWKNYEFFDRARWVKLLKIIKNIEKWQWRWMVYSEEAGQQGSLQSKFWGSSASEITEHVKCIQDEVAKLQKLLNTRRIDRGGGCFGVFRKKGRDVLFRSGGNINRILETLDTLVLGLDTMSDEAYWRLWRRQDFGEKEPRPPETSALHQFGHQHHLVKLAMHTWLTSNQLRDCCLGRGRKLELDIELDLFFRQRPHDGVEPRSQVIAEASQTKSLGYTLLVSQPDYMNRRKRIRLTPDPTRVPERCKTLFSEAFDVVSGHAGGGEAGLELVTKGQRVTMKLEELQNVVGNLPEPTSLRSQLSSQSARESLDDPVRKIDHQIWKMKRAFHISEFCLLFFKSKWMSWVCSCNIQEYDLSSLDTTTNSTFLVDQRYLFAVKGLSSDDKDVPPAACAAAPATPNGSGNGTATLKPCWCQSKLSDDPKDKNVASSLQRYPLFSLGLILVEIGLGRPLQEIQVNKAVVDVNSIFFGYHDSSTSDPIVKKSLEELRPIFNDVLADDDDDEDNKRAKKAGSDFYSAVKFCLKSRDPPGVDKTKLEEFFVEVVWKLHNIQKDLIEQRDELLRNKGQQLLPRKQTQQEA; the protein is encoded by the exons ATGGAGGCAATCTCACTCTTTGGGACGATCCTTAGTATCATCACAACTTTCCGCGATGCCTTCCCGTCCCTCGCTTCCGACGCGACCGATTGGAAGAACTACGAATTCTTCGACCGCGCTCGCTGGGTGAAGTTGCTCAAGATCATAAAAAACATAGAAAAGTGGCAATGGCGGTGGATGGTGTATTCCGAGGAGGCGGGACAGCAAGGAAGCCTGCAGTCCAAGTTCTGGGGCTCTTCCGCTTCTGAAATAACAGAGCACGTCAAGTGTATCCAAGACGAGGTGGCCAAGCTGCAAAAGCTGCTCAACACTCGCAGGATTGaccggggaggaggttgtttcGGTGTCTTTAGGAAAAAGGGGCGGGATGTCTTGTTCCGATCGGGTGGCAACATAAACAGAATCCTCGAAACCCTTGACACGCTCGTCTTGGGCCTGGATACGATGAGCGACGAGGCCTACTGGCGTCTCTGGAGACGTCAAGATTTTGGAGAAAAAGAACCACGGCCACCCGAGACCTCGGCTCTGCATCAGTTTggacaccagcaccacctgGTGAAGCTTGCCATGCACACATGGTTGACGTCCAACCAGCTTCGGGACTGCTGCTTGGGTAGGGGTCGAAAACTCGAGTTGGATATCGAGCTCGACCTCTTCTTTCGCCAGCGCCCGCATGACGGGGTAGAACCAAGATCGCAAGTGATTGCAGAAGCATCTCAGACCAAAAGCCTCGGCTACACTCTCCTAGTCAGCCAACCAGACTACATGAATAGGAGAAAAAGAATTCGCCTTACCCCAGACCCAACTCGTGTGCCCGAGAGATGCAAGACGCTTTTCTCCGAAGCCTTCGACGTCGTTTCCGGTCATGCGGGTGGCGGTGAAGCAGGGCTCGAGCTGGTAACAAAAGGTCAACGCGTAACCATGAAGCTAGAAGAGCTTCAGAACGTCGTTGGCAACCTACCAGAGCCTACATCACTGCGCAGCCAACTAAGCTCGCAATCAGCGAGGGAGTCCTTGGACGACCCAGTACGCAAGATCGATCATCAAATATGGAAAATGAAGCGAGCTTTCCACATTTCCGAGTTCTGCTTGCTCTTTTTCAAGTCCAAGTGGATGAGTTGGGTATGTAGCTGCAATATCCAGGAGTATGACCTTTCGTCTCTCGACACTACTACCAACAGCACGTTCCTCGTCGACCAGCGGTATCTGTTTGCGGTTAAAGGCCTTAGCAGTGATGACAAGGATGTGCCGCCAGCGGCTTGCGCTGCGGCACCAGCCACACCGAATGGGTCGGGCAATGGGACTGCGACGCTGAAGCCATGTTGGTGCCAGTCGAAGCTGAGCGATGATCCAAAGGACAAGAATGTGGCCTCGAGTCTGCAAAGATACCCCCTCTTCTCACTGGGGTTGATCTTGGTCGAGATTGGCTTGGGACGCCCGTTACAGGAAATCCAGGTCAacaaggctgttgttgacgtgAACTCGATATTCTTCGGATACCACGACTCTTCGACCTCGGACCCAATAGTCAAGAAATCGCTCGAAGAATTGAGGCCGATTTTCAACGATGTCTTggctgacgacgacgacgatgaagacaaCAAGAGGGCGAAGAAAGCAGGAAGCGACTTCTATTCCGCCGTCAAGTTCTGCCTCAAATCGAGAGACCCACCAGGCGTTGACAAGACAAAACTGGAAGAATTCTTTGTAGAGGTCGTGTGGAA GTTGCACAATATCCAAAAAGACTTGATCGAACAGCGCGATGAACTCCTGCGTAATAAAGGCCAGCAGTTACTGCCGAGAAAGCAGACACAGCAGGAGGCATAA
- the GCN3 gene encoding translation initiation factor eIF-2B subunit alpha (EggNog:ENOG503NW71; COG:J; BUSCO:EOG09262X8R) — protein MATDEETKPVSTDLPVHPKPQNEDFDIVATYRSLLSSDREITMPIAAIESLIEFLSVTPYVTSMELVEKVKHQKALLLASAPNPLPILAGADLFEQFLLRSLRPPPAASSSSNLTEPMSFDQTREHLVANKQLFAQRAQAARDNIAIWGARYVSDEKIVLTAGGSRTVTKILLRAATDQSKHFKVIYITEPTNTRSQAAVDELRQAGLEVETIVPNKVAYVLANQKKINLVLVGTEAIMQNGGIISGMGTAQLAALVKAIPGGMKRFYVAAETHKIVRKTPIAYPIVKKMGVRQRDITRFENIGVDLNNELVKEQLLQESDEVDYTDPELIDGIITEQGVKMTWQIWELVDDYI, from the coding sequence ATGGCTACCGACGAAGAAACAAAGCCCGTCTCTACGGACCTCCCAGTCCACCCCAAGCCCCAAAATGAAGACTTCGACATCGTCGCGACCTACCGCAGCCTTCTGTCGTCAGACAGGGAAATCACCATGCCCATTGCCGCCATCGAGTCCCTAATCGAGTTCCTCTCCGTAACCCCATACGTAACCTCGATGGAGCTCGTCGAAAAGGTCAAGCACCAAAaggccctcctcctcgcctcggccccgaaccccctccccatcctcgcgGGCGCAGATCTCTTCGAGCAGTTCCTGCTCCGGTCGCTTAGGCCGCCACCGGCAgcatcctccagctccaaccTGACCGAGCCCATGTCCTTCGACCAGACTCGCGAGCATCTCGTAGCCAACAAGCAACTATTTGCTCAGCGTGCCCAAGCAGCAAGGGACAACATCGCCATCTGGGGCGCCCGTTACGTCTCAGACGAGAAGATTGTCCTCACCGCTGGCGGGTCAAGAACAGTAACCAAGATTCTTCTGAGGGCGGCGACAGACCAGTCAAAGCACTTCAAAGTAATCTACATTACCgaaccaaccaacacccgCTCCCAAGCGGCCGTGGATGAGCTCCGCCAAGCGGGCCTCGAAGTCGAGACAATCGTCCCCAACAAGGTCGCTTATGTTCTTGCCAACCAAAAGAAGATCAACCTTGTTCTGGTGGGGACAGAGGCTATCATGCAAAATGGAGGTATCATCTCCGGAATGGGCACCGCTCAGCTGGCAGCTTTGGTAAAAGCCATCCCCGGAGGAATGAAGAGGTTTTATGTCGCGGCAGAGACGCACAAGATTGTGAGGAAGACGCCGATCGCGTATCCAATCGTGAAGAAAATGGGAGTGAGGCAGAGGGATATCACACGCTTTGAGAATATTGGCGTGGATCTGAACAATGAGCTGGTTAAGGAGCAGCTGCTTCAGGAGAGTGATGAGGTGGACTATACGGATCCGGAGCTGATTGATGGTATTATTACGGAGCAGGGCGTTAAGATGACGTGGCAGATTTGGGAGTTGGTTGATGATTACATATAA